The following coding sequences lie in one Lacerta agilis isolate rLacAgi1 chromosome 4, rLacAgi1.pri, whole genome shotgun sequence genomic window:
- the LOC117045732 gene encoding trefoil factor 3-like isoform X1 encodes MVHKSFLLFAIVLILGLSSLTNGFTLQRPTQQCAVQPKARVNCGYPYISAQTCHSRGCCFDSSIPGVIWCFFPGSDSGLIHSGPKPDVSQ; translated from the exons ATGGTGCACAAGAGCTTCTTGTTATTCGCTATTGTCCTGATTCTAGGACTCAGCAGCCTGACTAATGGATTTACTCTCCAAAGAC CCACACAACAATGTGCAGTGCAGCCCAAAGCAAGAGTGAACTGTGGCTACCCATACATCAGTGCTCAGACATGCCACAGCAGAGGATGCTGTTTTGATTCAAGTATTCCTGGAGTCATCTGGTGCTTCTTTCCTGGAAGTGATTCAG GACTCATCCATTCAGGCCCGAAACCTGACGTGAGTCAGTAG
- the LOC117045374 gene encoding trefoil factor 3-like has protein sequence MNFKLLWLLAIVLVLGFASFADARGGRGGGGGRGGGGGRGGGGGRGGKGQKGSCNVPPARRRDCGWPGISRSTCLKRNCCFSNAIKNSKWCFYPN, from the exons ATGAACTTCAAGTTGCTCTGGCTCCTGGCCATTGTCCTGGTCTTAGGATTTGCCAGTTTCGCAGATGCCAGGGGTGGCCGAGGTGGTGGAGGTGGCCGAGGTGGTGGAGGTGGCCGAGGTGGTGGAGGTGGCCGTGGGGGCAAAGGACAAAAAG GCAGCTGTAATGTACCTCCTGCTCGGAGAAGAGACTGTGGATGGCCTGGAATATCTAGAAGTACATGTTTAAAACGAAACTGCTGTTTCAGCAATGCTATCAAGAATTCAAAATGGTGTTTCTACC CAAATTAG
- the LOC117045732 gene encoding trefoil factor 3-like isoform X2, which produces MVHKSFLLFAIVLILGLSSLTNGFTLQRPTQQCAVQPKARVNCGYPYISAQTCHSRGCCFDSSIPGVIWCFFPGSDSECFS; this is translated from the exons ATGGTGCACAAGAGCTTCTTGTTATTCGCTATTGTCCTGATTCTAGGACTCAGCAGCCTGACTAATGGATTTACTCTCCAAAGAC CCACACAACAATGTGCAGTGCAGCCCAAAGCAAGAGTGAACTGTGGCTACCCATACATCAGTGCTCAGACATGCCACAGCAGAGGATGCTGTTTTGATTCAAGTATTCCTGGAGTCATCTGGTGCTTCTTTCCTGGAAGTGATTCAG